The Gordonia iterans DNA window AGCGATCCACAGTGCCGCATCGGGAACCTCGTCGCCGAAGACGACGAGACCGGACAGCGCCAGCAGGACGAACCAGACGAGGTTCCCCAGCGCGAGCACCACCTCGGCCTTCAACGTGCCGCCGAGCAGCAGCCCGAGGGTGGCGAAGGCCAGGGTGCCCAGGGCGATGACCACGACTCCGAGGAACAGTCCGGGAAGCGACGGTCGCCAGCCGAGGGCGACGCCGATCACTCCGATCAGCACCGATTGCCCGGCCACCACGATGACCACCGCCAAGGACTTCCCGGCGATGATGCCCCAACGGGGGATCGCGGTGGCGCCGAGTCGTTTGAGCGCACCGTAGCGGCGGTCGAAACCGACCGCGATCGCCTGACCGGTGAACGCCGTCGACATGATCGCGACGGCCATGATCGCCGGCACCAGCGCATCGGCCCGTTCGGCCGAATCCGCGCCGAGGGCGCCGATCGGGAGCAGACACAGCCCGATCAGCAGGGTGAGCGGGATGAAGAGCGTGAGCAGCAGCTGTTCCCCGTTGCGCAGGAGCAGGGTCAGCTCCATGCGGGTCTGCGCGGCGATCATCCGGGTGAGCGGCGCGGGCCGCGGGGCCGGGGTGAACGTCCCGGGCGCGAATCGGTTCTCGACGGCGGTCACGAGCGCACCTCTCGTCCGGTGAGCGAAAGGAACACGTCTTCCAGGCTGTCGGCCGCCGTGCTGATCTCGGTGGCCAGGACGCCGCGGTCGGCGCACCAGGCCGCGACGCGGGCGATCAGCGCGGGATCGATCGGCCCGGTCACGGTGCACAACGCGCCGGCGCCCGCCTCACAGCGGTAGTCCGGACCGAGGTCGGCGGCCAGCAGAACCGGGTCGATCGGCTCGGCGGTGACCAGCCGGAGGCGGTCCTGCACCTGTGCTCGCGTCAGGTCCGCGGGCGTCCCGGCGGCGACCACGCGGCCGTGGTCGATGATCACGATCCGGTCGGCCAGAGCCTCTGCCTCGTCGAGCAGGTGGGTGGTGAGCAGCACCGAGACGCCGTCGTCGCGGAGCCGGGCGAGCAACTCCCACACCAGGATTCGCGCGTGCGCGTCCAGACCGGCCGTCGGCTCGTCGAGAAAGACCAGCTCCGGGCGGCCCACCAGAGCGCAGGCGAGCGCGAGCCGTTGCTGCTGCCCCCCGGACAGCCTGCGGTACGACGTCCCGGCACACTCGCGCAGGCCGAGCACGTCCAGCAGCCAGTCGGGGTCGAGCGGGTCGGCGCTGTACGCCGCGCATAGACGGAGCATCTCGGCGGCCTTGGCGCCCGGATAGGCGCCGCCGCCCTGAAGCATCACGCCGATCCGGGTCCGGAGCTGTTCGTTCTCGGCGACCGGATCGAGTCCGAGGACGCGGACGTCGCCGGCGTCGGGACTCAGAAACCCTTCGCAGATCTCGGCGGTGGTGGTCTTGCCTGCGCCGTTGGGGCCGAGCAGCGCCAGGATCTGTCCGCGGGGCAGTTCCAGGTCGAGCCCGTCGACGGCGGTGACGCCGCCGAATCGCTTGACCAGCCCCCGGACCGCGACCGCGGGGGAGGAGGGGAGGTCGGGGTGCACGAGGATCAGCCTAAGCCCAGGCCGTCGTCACCCGGCAGCCGGGTCAGGCACGGCGCCGGCTGCGGAGCCAGCGTCGTGTCGGGTGGTCGATGAAGAAGAACGCGCTGGCCAGCGCCGTCAACAGCAGTCCGGTGGCCAGGCCCTGGGCGACGACCAACGGCGGGGTGTCCGAACTGGTCGGCATCACGACGACGGCGATTATCGCTGAGATCACAACTGTGCCGACCCGGAACCAGCGCGTCGTGGCCCAGGCGGCCAGCGGAATGATCGCCCAGAGCAGATACCACGCCTGCACGAAGGGGAAGAACACCACGAACGTGGCCATCGCGATGCCCAGGCCGCCGAGCGGATGGATGCGGCCGGCCACGCAGGCCAGCAGCCACCGCACCACGAACGCCGCCGCGATCAGCTGCCCGATCGGGCGGGCGACGTCGAGGATGGCCTGTGTCTGTTCGCCCAGCCCCAGCCAGAGTCCGATCCGGCCCGCGACGACCGACAGCAGCGTCGGCATCGACATCCACGAGCGGACGATGCCACCGGTCGAGAGGGTCGAGGTCCAGCCGAAACCGAGACCGGTGCCCAGGCAGATCAGCACGATCACCGTGGCGGTCACCACCCCGCTGAACGCCGCTGACGCCGCCAGCGCCCGGACCGTCGTCTTGGAGCGGGACCACCAGCTCCGCCACGGAGCGTTGCGGAGCGCCGGAAGCGTCGCGCCCCACCGCCTGGCGAGTGCCACACCCACGAAGCCGAGCGCCAGCATCGAGGCGACCTTGATCATCGCGGAGGCCGCGATGATCGCGATGCCCGCGACGAGCAGCCAGCCCGTCCGGGACGGGCGCCAGCCGTCGCGCAACGCAGCCACGCCGTAGATCGCGCGGAAACACCACTCCATGCCGACGAGCATCATGCCGATCATCAGGGCTTCGTTGTGGATGCCGCCGACCAGGTGCAGGATCACCAGCGGATTGAGCGCACCGAGCCAGAGGGCGGCGACGGCGGAGACGCCGCAGCGACGGGCGAGCCGGGGGAGTGCCCAGACGATCATCGCCACTCCCGCCAGCGCGACGACCCGGTGCAGCACGATGCCCGCGGTGATGTTCTCGCCGGTGAGCATCGTGATCTGCTCGCCGATCCACAGGAAGAGCGGGCCGTAGGGCGCGGGCGTGTCCTTCCACAGGTTCGGTACGGAGAGGGTGAGCGCGTGGTCGACTCCCAGACCCCGCAGCGGACTGTACGTGTACGGATCCATGCCGCGGTACGCGATGGCACTCTGCGCAAGGTACGAGTAGACGTCCTTGCTGAGCAGCGGCGGAGCGAACAGCAGAGGCACGATCCACATGGCGAGAGTCCGGTCGGCCTGGGCCCGCGTCATCCGGCGGGCCGGGCTGCGGTTCTCGGCCACCTCCACGCTGTACCGGCCGATCGCGAACCGACCGAGCAGGATCCACGCCAGGACCAGCATCATCGTGCCGCCGATGGAGACGGTCAGCGCAGTGGAGTACATCCTCGACGGCAGGGAGAGCACCCGCATGCCGACGATCGGGTTCTGTAGCACCGGCATCATCCCGGTGCCGAGCGAGCCGATCAGGATGAGTACTGCGCCGGTGGTCCCGAACAGCCGGATGCGCCGCAGTCGCAGGTTCTCGAGGGCGTTGAGCGGACCGACCTCGCGCTCGTCACCGTGTAGTCGGGCCACCGTGATGCCGTAGTCGCCGGTGGCATCGATGTCGGTGTTCCGCGCGGGCCGGGACAGGCCGAGGTAGTCGAGCGCAGGGCGCACTCCGGGAACTTGCCGCACCCGTCAGACTCTAGGGCATGACCCGGATCACAACCGCTCTCGCTGCACGCGGGCGGCTTAGGCAAGCCTTGCTGGAAGCGCGGGAATAATTACGTAACAATAATGTTGTGAAAAGCGTGGACGGCGAGAAGACGCTGCTCAAGGAGCAGATCGCGGACGGGTCTGGTGCAGACGGCCAGACCCGCGCCGCCGTCGTCTCGTTGCTCGTCGACGAGGGACCGCTGACCGCAGGCGACATCGCCGAGCGGCTGGGCATCAGTCCGGCGGGCGTGCGCCGCCACCTGGACATTCTGGAGGCCGCCGGCGACATCGAGACCGCAGCGCCCGGATTCGGGCGCGGCGGACGCGGACGCCCTGCCAAGTGGTTTCAGCTGAGTCCGGCCGGACGCGGCAAGCTCCGGCACGCGTACGACGACCTCGCCGGCGCGGCCCTGCGCAAGCTGCGGGCGATCGGCGGTCAGGATGCGGTCGACGACTTCGCGCGCGACCGCATCGACGGGATCGTCGAGGAGGTGACTCCGGCGACCGGTGAGGCCGACACCGTGCGCACCCTGCACGAGATCGCCGATGCCCTCACCGGTGCCGGCTACTCGGCGGACGTCCGCGAGGCCGGCACCGGAGTCCAGATCTGCCAGCACCATTGCCCGGTGGCCCACGTGGCCGCCGAGTTCCCCGAACTGTGCGAGGCCGAGACGGCGCGGTTCACCGAATTGCTCGGCACCCACGTCCAGCGGCTGGCGACCATCGCCAACGGCGACTGCGTGTGCACGACCCACGTACCGTTGCATCCGCCCGCCGACGGCAAGCGTGTCCCCGTCCCACGCGCGAAGGAGCCTCCGGAGCGCCCACCGGCCGGTCCGCCACGGCCCCCGCTATCCACCAGCCCAGCCCCCGACCCCCATGGAAAGGCCTCACGATGACGGTCACCGATCCCGCCGCGACGACCGCGACTGCGGTCCCGCTGTCCCAGGAAGAGACCATCGCGTCCTTCGACCGCTACGGCTACGGCTGGGCCGACAGCGATGCGGCCGGCGCCTCGGCCCAGCGCGGTCTGTCCGAGGCCGTCGTCCGCGACATCTCGGCGAAGAAGAACGAGCCCGAGTGGATGCTGGAACAGCGACTCAAGGCGCTGCGCATCTTCGATCGCCAGCCGATGCCCCGCTGGGGCGCCGACCTCGACGGCATCGACTTCGACAACATCAAGTATTTCGTGCGGTCCACCGAGAAGCAGGCCCAGTCGTGGGAGGACCTGCCCGAGGACATCAAGAACACCTACGACCGGCTCGGCATCCCGGAGGCGGAGAAGCAGCGCTTGGTCGCCGGCGTCGCCGCCCAGTACGAGTCGGAGGTCGTCTACCACCAGATCCGCGAAGATCTCGAAGAGAAGGGTGTGATCTTCCTGGACACCGACTCCGGGCTGCGTGAGCACCCGGAGATCTTCCGCGAGTACTTCGGCAGCGTGATCCCGGCCGGCGACAACAAGTTCTCCTCACTCAACTCCGCAGTGTGGTCGGGCGGTTCGTTCATCTACGTTCCGCCGGGCGTGCACGTGGACATCCCCCTGCAGGCCTACTTCCGGATCAACACCGAGAACATGGGCCAGTTCGAGCGCACGCTGATCATCGTCGACGAGGACGCCTACGTGCACTACGTCGAGGGCTGCACCGCACCGATCTACAAGTCCGATTCGCTGCACTCGGCGGTCGTCGAGATCATCGTGAAGAAGGGCGGGCGCTGCCGTTACACGACCATCCAGAACTGGTCGAACAACGTGTACAACCTGGTCACCAAGCGTGCCAAGGCCGAAGCCGGGGCCACCATGGAGTGGGTCGACGGCAACATCGGCTCCAAGGTCACCATGAAGTATCCGGCGGTCTGGCTGACCGGCGAACACGCCAAGGGCGAGGTGCTCTCGGTCGCGTTCGCGGGTGAGGGCCAGCACCAGGACACCGGGTCCAAGATGGTGCACCTGGCGCCGTACACCTCGAGCAACATCGTCTCCAAGTCGGTGGCGCGCGGCGGCGGGCGGTCGTCGTACCGCGGTCTGATCAAGATCAACCCGGGCGCGCACGGCAGCCGCAGCACGGTCAAGTGCGATGCGCTTCTGGTCGACCAGATCAGCCGCAGCGACACCTACCCGTACGTCGACATCCGCGAGGACGACGTCACCATGGGGCACGAGGCGACGGTCTCGAAGGTGTCCGACGACCAGCTCTTCTACCTGATGAGTCGCGGCCTGACCGAGGACGAGGCGATGGCGATGGTGGTGCGCGGCTTCGTCGAGCCGATCGCCAAGGAACTGCCCATGGAGTACGCCCTGGAACTCAACCGGCTCATCGAGCTGCAGATGGAAGGAGCGGTCGGCTGATGACAGTGTCGGACCAGACCGGAACCGAAGCCACCGCGCCGGTGGTCAACAAGGGCGAGCTGTTCTCCTCGTTCGACGTCGACGCCTTCGAGGTGCCGAACCAGCGCGAGGAGGCGTGGCGGTTCACCCCGTTCCGCCGGCTGCGCGGTCTGCACGACGGCTCCGCGGTCGCGACCGCGGCGACCGTCGTCGAGGTGAGCGAGGCCGACGGCGTGCGCACCGAGACCGTGGCGCGCGGTGACGAGCGCCTGGGCGCCGGCGGTGTCCCGTTCGACCGGATCGCCGCGCAGGCGTTCTCGTCGTTCCCCGCGGCCACCGTGGTGACCATCGAGCGCGAAGCCCAGGTGGCCGAACCGGTCACCGTGACCGTCACCGGTCCCGGTGCCGGCGAGGTGGCCTACTCGCACCTCCAGATCCACGCCGAGGCGTTCAGCCGGGCGACCGTGGTGATCGATCAGCGCGGCGGCGGCACCATCGGCGAGAACATCGAGTTCGTCGTCGACGACAACGCCCACCTGACCGTCGTCAACGTGCACGACTGGGCCGACGACGCGGTCCACGTCACCGCTCACCATGTCGGAATGCAGCGTGATGCGGTACTCCGGCACTTCGCGATCAGCCTGGGCGGCAACACCGTGCGCCTGTCTCCGCGGGTGCAGTACCGCCAGCCCGGCGGTGACGTGGAGATGTGGGGCCTGTACTTCGCCGATGCCGGCCAGCACCTGGAGCAGCGCCTGCTCGTCGATCATTCGGCGCCGCACTGCCGCTCGCAGGTGGTCTACAAGGGCGCTCTGCAGGGCGATCCGTCCGGTGACAAGCGCGGCGAGGCCCACACCGTGTGGATCGGCGACGTGCTGATCCGCCCGACCGCGGAGGGCACCGACACCTACGAGCTCAACCGCAACCTGGTACTCACCGACAACGCCCGCGCCGACTCGGTGCCGAACCTGGAGATCGAGACCGGCGACATCGTCGGTGCCGGTCACGCCAGCGCCACCGGGCGGTTCGACGACGAGCAGCTCTTCTACCTGCAGTCCCGCGGCATCCCGGAGGACCAGGCCCGCCGTCTGGTGGTCCGCGGCTTCTTCGGCGAGATCCTCGCCAAGATCGCCGTGCCCGAACTGCGCGAGCGACTCGAGGCGGCCATCGAAGCCGAACTCGAATCGGCCGGCGCCTGACACAACCCCACAGCCCTTCGGTGGTCGAGCGAAGTCGAGACCACTCAGCCCAAGAAAGAGAACCTGTTGAGCACACTCGAAATCCGTGACCTGCACGTCGACGTCGCCCAGAACGACCCCGACGCCGAGCCGATCCGCATCCTCAAGGGTGTGAATCTGACTGTGTCCTCGGATCAGACCCACGCCATCATGGGCCCGAACGGCTCGGGCAAGTCGACGCTGGCGTACGCCATCGCCGGCCATCCCAAGTACACGGTCACGCAGGGCTCCATCACCCTCGACGGCGAGGACGTGCTCGAGATGAGCGTCGACGAGCGGGCCCGCGCCGGCCTGTTCCTGGCGATGCAGTACCCGGTCGAGGTCCCCGGCGTCTCGACGTCGAACTTCCTGCGCAGCGCCGCCACCGCGGTGCGCGGCGAGGCCCCGAAGCTGCGCCACTGGGTCAAGGAGACCCGCGAAGCGATGGCCGACCTCGACGTCGATCCGGCGTTCGCCGAGCGCGGAGTCAACGAGGGCTTCTCCGGCGGCGAGAAGAAGCGGCTGGAGATCCTCCAGCTGGCGCTGCTCAAGCCGAAGATCGCCGTGCTCGACGAGACCGATTCCGGTCTGGACGTCGACGCGTTGCGCGTGGTGTCCGAGGGCGTCAACCGCTACAAGGAGCGCGAGGGCGGCGGCGTGTTGCTGATCACCCACTACACACGCATCCTGCGTTATATCAAGGCCGACTACGTGCACGTCTTCGTCGACGGTCGCGTGGTCGAGTCCGGGGGTCCCGAACTGGCCGACGAGCTGGAGGAGAACGGCTACGTGCGGTTCACCGCGGCCGCGGCCGCGGCCGAGTAGTCCGATGACCGTCGACACCGCCTTCGACGTCACGACCGTCCGCGCGGATTTCCCGATCCTGCACCGGACGGTGCGCGACGACAAGCCGCTGGTGTACCTCGATTCCGGCGCCACCTCACAGCGCCCGATCCAGGTGCTCGACGCCGAGCGTGATTTCTTGACGAATCACAACGCCGCCGTGCACAGGGGGGCGCATCAGCTGGCCGAGGAGGCCACCGACGCGTACGAGAACGCGCGAGCGACCATCGCGGCGTTCGTCGGCGTCGCGGTCGACGAGTTGGTGTTCACCAAGAACGCCACCGAAGCGCTGAACCTGGTCACCTACACACTGGGCGACGCGCGGGCGGCATCGGTGTTCGGGGGAGACCCGCTCGGTCCCGGTGACACCGTGGTGATCACCGAGCTGGAACACCACGCGAACCTGGTGCCCTGGCAGGAACTCTGCCGTCGCACCGGCGCCACGCTGCGCTGGTACGACGTCACCGACGACGGTCGCATCGATCTGGATTCCCTGGCCCTGGACGACACGGTCAAGGTGGTCGCGTTCACGCACCAGTCGAATGTGACCGGCGCGGTGACCGACGTGCCCGAACTGGTACGGCGGGCCGGCGAGGTCGGCGCGCTCACGGTGCTCGACGCCTGCCAGTCGGTGCCGCACATGCCGGTCGACTTCGCCGCCCTCGGCGTCGACTTCGCGGCCTTCTCCGGCCACAAGATGCTGGGACCCTCCGGGGTGGGCGTGCTGTACGGCCGGTCCGGCCTCCTGGCACAGCTGCCTCCGTTCCTGACCGGCGGATCGATGATCGAGACGGTGACGATGGAGGCGTCCACATACGCCGCCCCGCCGCAGCGCTTCGAGGCCGGCGTTCCGATGACCTCGCAAGTCGTCGGACTGGCCGCGGCTGTCGATTACCTCACGGCGATCGGCATGGACCGGATCGCCGCGCACGAGCACATCCTGACCACGTATGCGCTGCAGCGTCTCATCGAGATCGACGGTGTGCGGATCATCGGTCCCGCGGACGCGGAGAACCGCGGCGGCGCCGTCTCGTTCCTCGTCGACGGCATTCACGCCCACGACCTCGGGCAGGTGCTCGACGACGAGGGCGTCGCGATCCGCGTCGGACATCACTGCGCGTGGCCGCTGCACCGCAGGCTCGGGGTGGCCGCGAGCGCACGGGCGTCGTTCGCGCTGTACAACACGCTCGACGAGATCGACGCCCTGGCCGCGGGCATCCGGAAAGCCCAGCAGTTCTTCGGCACCGCCGCGGCGGAGGAGTCTGCGGGGGTGGCCCGATGAGGATGGAACAGATGTACCAGGACGTGATCCTGGACCACTACAAGCATCCCCACGGGCGCGGTCTGCGTGAGCCGTTCGACGCCGAGGTCCATCACGTCAATCCGACGTGCGGGGACGAGGTGACCCTGCGCGTGAGCATCGTCGACGGTGCCGTCGCCGACATCTCGTACGACGGTCAGGGCTGCTCCATCTCGCAAGCGTCCACCTCGGTGCTCTACGACCAGATCGTCGGGCTGGACGTGCCGGAGGCGCTCGCCGCCGTCGACTCCTACAACGCCATGCTGACCTCGCGCGGCGCCGACACCGGTGACGAGGACGTGATCGGCGACGGCATCGCCTTCTCCGGTGTCAGCAAGTATCCCGCGCGCGTGAAATGCGCACTCCTGGGCTGGCTCGCCTTCAAAGACGCGCTCGCCCAGTCCGTCGAGACCTCAGGAGCCCACTGATGGAAGAACCGCAGACGTCCCTGCCCGCCTACGACGACGTCGAGGAGGCTATGCGAGACGTGGTCGACCCCGAACTCGGCATCAACGTCGTCGACCTGGGCCTGGTGTACGGCTTCGAGATCAACGACGATGCCTCGGTGAAACTCGACATGACGCTGACCTCGCCGGCCTGCCCGCTCACCGACGTCATCGAGGATCAGACCCGCGGTGCGCTGGTGACCAGCGGTCTGTGCACCGATGTGGAGATCAACTGGGTCTGGCTGCCGCCGTGGGGACCGGACAAGATCACCGACGACGGCCGGGAGCAGCTGCGCGCGCTCGGCTTCACCGTCTGAGGCCTGTGATAATTTCACGTCCGTGAGACTGACGACGCGCTTCCTGGCGCTCATGGCCGCGGTTGTGCTGACCGCACTCTCGGTGCTGACGACGGCCCCGGCGGCGGCGGACGAGATGGAGGAGTCGGTCGCATCTAAGGTGGGCCCGTCGCTCGTCTTCCTCGAGATGGAGTTCTCCGGACGGGTGCTGATGCCGCTCGAGCGCGGTCCGCGCTATTCGCCGACGCTCGAAGTGACCGGCAACTGCACCGGATACATCGTGGATCCGGCGGGTTACATCGCGACCGCCGGGCATTGCGTGAACGCCGAAGACGAGGCGATCGGCAACTCGTTCCGGCGCCAGGCCGTCCGGTTCCTGCAGCTGCTCAACAACGAGAGCGCCGACTGGGCGTCGCAGGCCTATGAGCAGGCAGTCCGCCAGCAGTGGGACGTCGAGACCGACGGACCCGCGTCGGTACGGCTCCGACAGCCCGACGGCGACGATCAGATCTTCGCCGACTGGACCCCCGCCGAGGTGGTGGCCTCGCAGAAGTCGACCGAAGGCGACAACGCGGTTCTCAAGCTCGGCAATCCACCCGAAGACCTCCCCGCCCTGGTGATCTCCGACCAGGAGCCCGAGCCGGGCGAGGACGTGGTCGCGGTGGGCTTCCCGGGTGCGGTGCAGGGCGACGCCGAGCGACTCGCGCAGCCGTCGTACAAGAAGGGGGCAGTCTCGTCCCGGCAGACCACGGACTCGGGACAGATCCGGACCGAGATCTCGGCGACCCTCGGGCAGGGCATG harbors:
- a CDS encoding metal-sulfur cluster assembly factor; its protein translation is MEEPQTSLPAYDDVEEAMRDVVDPELGINVVDLGLVYGFEINDDASVKLDMTLTSPACPLTDVIEDQTRGALVTSGLCTDVEINWVWLPPWGPDKITDDGREQLRALGFTV
- the sufB gene encoding Fe-S cluster assembly protein SufB; protein product: MTVTDPAATTATAVPLSQEETIASFDRYGYGWADSDAAGASAQRGLSEAVVRDISAKKNEPEWMLEQRLKALRIFDRQPMPRWGADLDGIDFDNIKYFVRSTEKQAQSWEDLPEDIKNTYDRLGIPEAEKQRLVAGVAAQYESEVVYHQIREDLEEKGVIFLDTDSGLREHPEIFREYFGSVIPAGDNKFSSLNSAVWSGGSFIYVPPGVHVDIPLQAYFRINTENMGQFERTLIIVDEDAYVHYVEGCTAPIYKSDSLHSAVVEIIVKKGGRCRYTTIQNWSNNVYNLVTKRAKAEAGATMEWVDGNIGSKVTMKYPAVWLTGEHAKGEVLSVAFAGEGQHQDTGSKMVHLAPYTSSNIVSKSVARGGGRSSYRGLIKINPGAHGSRSTVKCDALLVDQISRSDTYPYVDIREDDVTMGHEATVSKVSDDQLFYLMSRGLTEDEAMAMVVRGFVEPIAKELPMEYALELNRLIELQMEGAVG
- a CDS encoding ABC transporter ATP-binding protein, whose protein sequence is MHPDLPSSPAVAVRGLVKRFGGVTAVDGLDLELPRGQILALLGPNGAGKTTTAEICEGFLSPDAGDVRVLGLDPVAENEQLRTRIGVMLQGGGAYPGAKAAEMLRLCAAYSADPLDPDWLLDVLGLRECAGTSYRRLSGGQQQRLALACALVGRPELVFLDEPTAGLDAHARILVWELLARLRDDGVSVLLTTHLLDEAEALADRIVIIDHGRVVAAGTPADLTRAQVQDRLRLVTAEPIDPVLLAADLGPDYRCEAGAGALCTVTGPIDPALIARVAAWCADRGVLATEISTAADSLEDVFLSLTGREVRS
- a CDS encoding helix-turn-helix transcriptional regulator — translated: MDGEKTLLKEQIADGSGADGQTRAAVVSLLVDEGPLTAGDIAERLGISPAGVRRHLDILEAAGDIETAAPGFGRGGRGRPAKWFQLSPAGRGKLRHAYDDLAGAALRKLRAIGGQDAVDDFARDRIDGIVEEVTPATGEADTVRTLHEIADALTGAGYSADVREAGTGVQICQHHCPVAHVAAEFPELCEAETARFTELLGTHVQRLATIANGDCVCTTHVPLHPPADGKRVPVPRAKEPPERPPAGPPRPPLSTSPAPDPHGKASR
- the sufC gene encoding Fe-S cluster assembly ATPase SufC, whose product is MSTLEIRDLHVDVAQNDPDAEPIRILKGVNLTVSSDQTHAIMGPNGSGKSTLAYAIAGHPKYTVTQGSITLDGEDVLEMSVDERARAGLFLAMQYPVEVPGVSTSNFLRSAATAVRGEAPKLRHWVKETREAMADLDVDPAFAERGVNEGFSGGEKKRLEILQLALLKPKIAVLDETDSGLDVDALRVVSEGVNRYKEREGGGVLLITHYTRILRYIKADYVHVFVDGRVVESGGPELADELEENGYVRFTAAAAAAE
- the mptB gene encoding polyprenol phosphomannose-dependent alpha 1,6 mannosyltransferase MptB, whose amino-acid sequence is MRQVPGVRPALDYLGLSRPARNTDIDATGDYGITVARLHGDEREVGPLNALENLRLRRIRLFGTTGAVLILIGSLGTGMMPVLQNPIVGMRVLSLPSRMYSTALTVSIGGTMMLVLAWILLGRFAIGRYSVEVAENRSPARRMTRAQADRTLAMWIVPLLFAPPLLSKDVYSYLAQSAIAYRGMDPYTYSPLRGLGVDHALTLSVPNLWKDTPAPYGPLFLWIGEQITMLTGENITAGIVLHRVVALAGVAMIVWALPRLARRCGVSAVAALWLGALNPLVILHLVGGIHNEALMIGMMLVGMEWCFRAIYGVAALRDGWRPSRTGWLLVAGIAIIAASAMIKVASMLALGFVGVALARRWGATLPALRNAPWRSWWSRSKTTVRALAASAAFSGVVTATVIVLICLGTGLGFGWTSTLSTGGIVRSWMSMPTLLSVVAGRIGLWLGLGEQTQAILDVARPIGQLIAAAFVVRWLLACVAGRIHPLGGLGIAMATFVVFFPFVQAWYLLWAIIPLAAWATTRWFRVGTVVISAIIAVVVMPTSSDTPPLVVAQGLATGLLLTALASAFFFIDHPTRRWLRSRRRA
- the sufU gene encoding Fe-S cluster assembly sulfur transfer protein SufU; this translates as MRMEQMYQDVILDHYKHPHGRGLREPFDAEVHHVNPTCGDEVTLRVSIVDGAVADISYDGQGCSISQASTSVLYDQIVGLDVPEALAAVDSYNAMLTSRGADTGDEDVIGDGIAFSGVSKYPARVKCALLGWLAFKDALAQSVETSGAH
- a CDS encoding ABC transporter permease, which encodes MTAVENRFAPGTFTPAPRPAPLTRMIAAQTRMELTLLLRNGEQLLLTLFIPLTLLIGLCLLPIGALGADSAERADALVPAIMAVAIMSTAFTGQAIAVGFDRRYGALKRLGATAIPRWGIIAGKSLAVVIVVAGQSVLIGVIGVALGWRPSLPGLFLGVVVIALGTLAFATLGLLLGGTLKAEVVLALGNLVWFVLLALSGLVVFGDEVPDAALWIARCSPSGALTEALTQATQAASFDVFGVVVLLLWAALGGLGAVRWFKFE
- the sufD gene encoding Fe-S cluster assembly protein SufD encodes the protein MTVSDQTGTEATAPVVNKGELFSSFDVDAFEVPNQREEAWRFTPFRRLRGLHDGSAVATAATVVEVSEADGVRTETVARGDERLGAGGVPFDRIAAQAFSSFPAATVVTIEREAQVAEPVTVTVTGPGAGEVAYSHLQIHAEAFSRATVVIDQRGGGTIGENIEFVVDDNAHLTVVNVHDWADDAVHVTAHHVGMQRDAVLRHFAISLGGNTVRLSPRVQYRQPGGDVEMWGLYFADAGQHLEQRLLVDHSAPHCRSQVVYKGALQGDPSGDKRGEAHTVWIGDVLIRPTAEGTDTYELNRNLVLTDNARADSVPNLEIETGDIVGAGHASATGRFDDEQLFYLQSRGIPEDQARRLVVRGFFGEILAKIAVPELRERLEAAIEAELESAGA
- a CDS encoding cysteine desulfurase; translated protein: MTVDTAFDVTTVRADFPILHRTVRDDKPLVYLDSGATSQRPIQVLDAERDFLTNHNAAVHRGAHQLAEEATDAYENARATIAAFVGVAVDELVFTKNATEALNLVTYTLGDARAASVFGGDPLGPGDTVVITELEHHANLVPWQELCRRTGATLRWYDVTDDGRIDLDSLALDDTVKVVAFTHQSNVTGAVTDVPELVRRAGEVGALTVLDACQSVPHMPVDFAALGVDFAAFSGHKMLGPSGVGVLYGRSGLLAQLPPFLTGGSMIETVTMEASTYAAPPQRFEAGVPMTSQVVGLAAAVDYLTAIGMDRIAAHEHILTTYALQRLIEIDGVRIIGPADAENRGGAVSFLVDGIHAHDLGQVLDDEGVAIRVGHHCAWPLHRRLGVAASARASFALYNTLDEIDALAAGIRKAQQFFGTAAAEESAGVAR